ttaattattttatttttctctttttatttttttttctttttgcaaaaattgggGCAAAATCTGAGCCGTTCGATGTTCGAAGATCGAGAGGCCATTCCTTCGTGTTTCGCGGTACGTGTGGGGTTTCGCTCATTGCGCGCGTGTCCGTCTGTTTCACGCGTGCGAGCGTGTGCCTCAAGCCTTGTCACTGGGACTccgaaaattttaatttaattgaaatttcgTGTAATCACCTGGGCGTCCGATTTCGGCGATTGGTTCAATCGGACGGCCCACAGTTGAAGAATCCCATCGGATATCCCTCCCCGCCCCATCGATTCCTACCCCCCGGCGGCAAGGCGTGGGAGTCACGCGCCGTGTGCTGAACCCATCTTTCCCCTCTGTCATACTAAAATCCAGTACGAATATTTCACGAGGTaagtctcaaactttttttaccGCCGCCATCCATTTGATATTAGGTCATTTTGACAtgccatcattaaaaaaaaaaaaaaagttagtaaatgaaaaaaagtcaaaatttttaattattttatttttcgcttttttatttttgttttatttttttcaaaaaaatcaaattataaattttttaattttctttttctcttttctatttattttcaatttcctttcttttcttttctttttttcccctcctctgCTGCTATCGAAAGATGAGAGCCACATATAAACTTCACCTTGTCGAGATCGGGTGAGCCACAAGCTCACCAATCTTGGTGGAGCCTAAGCTTGCCAACCTCGATCAAGCTCAGGCtagcgagctcaagcttgcctagGTTGgccaagcctcgagctcaccagCCTATaattttggccggtcgccgggcTGCTCACAATCACCAAAGCACACGGCTAGCTGAGGAAGAAAGGGGATgaaggggaaggaaaagaaagaaaagagagagagaaaaagtaaaatataaaagaaaaataaaatatttgattttaaaaataattaaaaattggattgttttaaaattatttttataataatgaACTTTCATTAACCAAGGAGCTTGAAAACTGGGAAAACTTTTTCCGattttttcaaaagggaaattatcttcttgaatttaagctttggtaggaaaatatttttcattaactaggaaaatcattttcgttcattcattttcttaagtgaatcaaatgccaaaaaatgaggaaaacttTTACTCGGAAAAggttttttgtgaaacaaatgcaccctagACAAACATTGGCCCacaataattgttttttttatatatttattttgggaaaaacaATATGGAACAATTGCTTGGTAAACTTCAATTAGGTATTTGGATAATAATACATATCCATAAGATATATCCACAATAATcctttgtttcatggaaaataattagtttaaaaacattttcttaaaaatgattgcttgtatcacttaaaaaaatgaatggactaaaattattttcatcacCAATGAATATGTCTAGACACGAGTTTTTCTTGATAATGATACCTTTTATatcgactaattattttaagcaatcatttttttttttttttgggacattgTACCGTGGCATAAACACCACTTGATGGCTATATCATTAGTAATAAGTAGAAATAGcttacaattttttcttttgataatatCTATTTCGTCGGAACAATTTAGATCCAAATTATGCAagtatttcaaaatttattgttctattttccttttgagtgGATGCCACTTTAGTATGACGGAAGAATTTTGTTTCATGTATTTATGCTTTTACTCTtattcaaccaaaaagaaaagactttTAATCTTGTGAAGTTATTATGCTTTTAGTTGGCCTTTTAAATGGAATGTTGGAATTACTCCTTTCGCGGaaacattattttaagaaattgaaagcTCGGTGGAGACAAACTATGAAGTCCTACAAGGTAATAAGCTAGAACCCAGGTtctcctgaaaaagaaaaagaaaaatcacaatgTAATCACCCCATAAAAGGGTAGGAAATATTCTAACTTCTGTCCCCTTGCTCTCACCTTTTCTATGATCAAGactctaattttaatttttatagtCAAGTCTCGGGGTGAGCAAATGACCCAATTGGACCTGAAAACCAGCCCGGATAATTTTAGGCTGATTTAAATGGCGACTAGTCTCCgggtaaataaaataaaataagaactTGTCTTAACCTATTTGACAGCTCGATGCACGTTCAATCTTCTCTAGCGTCTAACTTTTTTGgcataatatgaaaattaagaaaagaaatgacATTATCTTATCATAATTTGATAAGCATATGGACGAGAttgattcttattttttatttcaatgtaGGATGTGATCGTAATTATTAAGATGAGAAAATGGGAatcaagaccaaaaaaaaaaaagaatttttaaagtggaaacaataaaataaatagcaCATAAACTTTACTGCATTGTAGAAAAATACATAATGCAGGAAAATTATTcgaaaaaaccctaaacttattattagtgtcaaattgaacccaatttaatcaatgacgaggcgttctctttcattttccagCCTAGTACCTTTGAACTTTCGATAAATTCTACacgcttttatttttaataaaccGCTAGTAATGAGGAAAAATCACCCATTGAATTATATAGATACACACACAACGTGGGCTTTACTTGTTATAAAGAAAAACACATACCCCAGCTTGTGCAAATaataattgcatgttaaaattgTCGTGTCACATTATATTCCCTGGGATTTCACTGAGATAATTATCCATAAATCCAGAATTTATTGTACAGTGACTTGTCCAATTTAAAACCTTcttataatttatcattttaattataaacattttaattttacctAAAAATCACTGATGTGATAATTTAATCAGCATTGGCCATCCTATGTATCTGgatgtaaacaattttttacttttattttcaaatttttcaaagtttatctctttttcttcttttatttttaaaccaaaaACACAACTTAGATTTATGGTTAGAGTCAATCCCTTGGTTGCACACATATactgtttgataaaatgcctcGAAGTCTCAACCAAAAAATAGTCAACGATATCGCAAGATTCGATATTGAGATGAAATTGCTtgatgtcaattaattttttttttttgagtgcaTAGtgtttccgttttttttttgtttcctagtGCATTTACTTTATTATCTGTATCGGACCGTCTTCTCGCGGTGGTCCTCCACGAGGAAGTTGAGCGAAGATCACCGGCAGACATGTTCATTGAATATTCTGGTAATGTCCTGAAAGCCTTACATTAGCCTCGGGAGTTGTTGGTACTTTGAGTAGGTTCATTGATATTGAAGTTTCCATTGTGATTGGACGACCGGTGGAGATGGACGAAAAAGGCCAATATTAACAGAGAAATATAGGTGTCGACAAGCTGATATGTTTCGAGTAAGGAGATTCGATCGTCGGCCAATAGTTGGTACGTTCTCCTTTGTAAAgacattttaggaaaatagagatgggtttgaaaaaaattgggttgTTCTGGTCATATTAGGGTTATATCAGGTTAAGTTTAGGGATTTTTGtggtaatatatatatatatatatatatatatatatatatatatttccttttctatCAAGAGTGATTTTTGTGGTGGGAGTTTTACTATGGTTTTTGCCCATAAATTTAGGCCGAGAGTGAGAATTTATTAAAGTTAGATGGTGATTCTACTCCTGCTAAATGGTTTAGAAATTCCTACGAGCGATCTTCTCATTTGTgattgattcaaagaatttctAGACAAATACTAgcttgctatttatttatttaaaaaattaaaaatatacatGTCGGTATCGACCATGTCACATAAGACGGTCGGTGTTTACATTGCcaatttccgaccaaaattgatcaaatgaaaTCAGTTAACAAACCgcaaaaaagtttatgacaaaAGACTCAAATTCTCGAATTCAGGTTTGCTAACACTGTTCACAGCTCCTATATCTCCGACCAACGCCAGCTCATCTTGGCTcctaaaattaagaaaagaaacgaCAATAACTCATCATAGTTATAAACTTACAATAAGattaaagcttcttctttttctttcatagtAGGATGCGATTGTAATTATTAAGACAAGAAAATGGGAatcaagaccaaaaaaaaaaaaaaaaaaaaaaaaaatttaagaaaaaattaaaaaatagcaCATAAACTTAATGCAATATAGAGAAATATATTATATGGGAAATTATCCAATAAACTCTAAACATAATATTAGTGTGAAATTGAACCTAATTTGATCAACAACAAGgtgttctcttttattttccatccTAGTACCTtcaaacttttgataaattctacatgtttttattttaataattttttaatgatgaggAAAGATCACGCATTAAATTATATAGATACGCACACATACAAGCATTGGCTGGGAGTTTCCCCATCCAACTGTCATGTCAAATGACATTCCCTACCATTCCACTGATCGGCAGCATCGTCCGATTCCTCGGAAGCCGTGATCCGGGCCCACCTTGACTTGCCCAAAAAAATGACGTGGGCTTTCGTCGTTACACGTGGCGCGTCGATCACCGTGCAACATTGGTGGGGACCAGGAGTTACGGCGGAGAAATATTATCACAGATCTATCATAAAAGAATTGATTTTACatgatatcatcatcatcatcaccaccaccatcatcaacatcatgatcatcatcacatcatcatcatcatcatcatctttggtCGAGCGGCCGCTGTCCGGAGACGGCGATTTCCGCGAGGAGCAGGCGGAGGATATGCTGAACGCGGCACGGTTCACGCGGAGAGGGGCCATCCTCAGGTTGGGCATGGTCCGGACGATGCCGTTGATGGCGTCGACGTAGCGCTGCTCTGGCGCCTGCGGCTCCAGGGCGGCCGTCTGGTTCTCGACCACGGTCGGATTGGCGGGGAACAGGAAGGCCCGGAGCCTCAGGTTCCCGCCGCTCTCGTGGCGGTCGTACTCGTCGAGCATGTGCCCGAGATCCTCGTCCGATCGCACCGACACCAGCGCGTCGAGATCCTCCGGCGCCACCTGGTACTTCAGGACCACGTCCGCATCGATCTGGGCACTCAGCTTCTTCATCAAATCTGTAGCAGCAAAACAAATGACTCAGAATTTTCCATATCAACACGACGGACGAATCCGACATGCCAATCGTCACGGAGAAAAGCCAGCACCGGAGAAAGACGCGTCGCGAGAGATGGAGATGACCCGGGTCTCGCCGCCCACGTACTTGAGGTGCCCGTCGCCGGGCCGCGGCAGGATCTTCCCGCCGTGGCTGCACAGGAACTTGACCTTGTGGCTCGGCGACGTCGTCTTCCCGCCTCCACCACCGCCTCCAactccgcctccgccgtcgccgcctttATCTCCCATTATCCTTCGATGTTAATTGATTCAGAAGTTTGTTCAGTTTTGACAAGACGAAAAGGAATTAAAAAACGAGGCTATGCAAAACGAAGCTCCTAAtcttcgttttcctttttttttttttttttttgtgtttttattaattttttttatgggagAAATGCTGAAAATAGGGGGTCAAGGGCGATTATCGGATAACCACAGGTTGTTATTAGCTAATTCAATTTCTCCTAATCGGTGAATTCTACACTGAAAAggatttcgtttttttttttagctttagGAATATCCATTCCGTCCCGAACCGATCCGCTATAAATCCGAAATCTAGACCAAACAACAGCCTTGAATAATcggcttttcctcttttctttttagagcTTGGAAAAACAATATAGGGAAATGGGTTTGTAAACTTTAGATCTTGGTATTCCATAGATAAATTAGATAGCGATCCAACTATGTAAATCCCCCCATTTTATGTCACGCTAACTAACGAGCCACGCCGACGATCTCGGTTCGCAAGGTTCCGAGGCTGCTGTCACGCTTCCGATGAGACCTCCATTGCGCAACGAGGTTCTTTAGGTggtggagagggagaggagaggcaCAAGCCCGCGGAGGCACTTAGCCACGATGATATAGGCAACCGGGCCGAATACCACGCAAATGAGAAAATCCGCTCTGTGATCCGCCTAGCTTCGGTGGCTCAAGGGTGGAGCCGGGGATGGCGAGCCGATTCATCGCCGGGTGAGGGGCTTCTTCTCCCCCCACACCTTTTTTACTTCTCGTCGGTCTTACTTCTTCTTATTTCTCATGAATTTACATCCCGATACCATTTATCGACGGTCCTCTGACGACGATTATGAATTCTCGGATTGAATTCTTTACAACGTCGATGTCTTATTTAACGTATctttattataaaatttcatGCATCTATGAATTATTTAAGAAGTgaataattgagttttaaatataGAAAACTCCATTGCCTCTTAGATCCTATAAAAATATGTGTGTTTGCTAATGCAGCTTTCATTGTATTTATAATATGTTAAAATATCATCACAGATATATCGTAAAACAATTGATtttacattattattattattattatttttattattggtCAGAAACATTAGTTAAGAGGGTTCCAAATGCCTGTAAATAGTCAATGGCAGGTTGTGGTGAAAAAGGCCCAACGGTGCCGTTTGCTTAGCAGCACTCAATTGGTCAATTCTATATACGCCCCAGCTCTCTTGAATGAACCAttgagccgagccgagccgagccgagccgagggGAAAATATTAGGTGGGCCCGCCCTTCCACGTCACCACGGGTCGGGTCCCAATCGACAATCGACGTGGCTCTGGGACCCACTTCCCCGGCACCATCCCATCTTTTCGCGTCTCTAATAGTGATACTGGTTGGATGACCCTTCtcttctacttttctttttcccttttatcatGGATTTAAAAAAGTTAGTAATgcgaggaaaaataaattagtaagGCATCACTAGCTCCCGTGTCCTTTCTTTGTTTCGCTTAAATTTGTGAGGTGCCCTGAAAATCCTCAAAAACTTATTTGTGAAAATGCATttgaatcttgaattttttaaaaaatacaattaaatcttaaaaattgtctaattattgcaatcaagtccttccaTCGAGTTTGTCTAATTTGACTAATGGAAATTTTGACCTGACTTTCTTATTACTTTCATATCCCACGTGGCGCCGATGCGGCTAgaacggcatcgttttggtcAAAATCCgagtttttaatataaatttaattaaattacattACAAGTAAGCaaagtttaaataaaatatattaaaaaaaagagagaagaatgaAGAAGCAAGGGAAGGCTTGCAGCCCTTGCCACCATCATCGCCCAGCATTTCCAGGAAGGTCAAGGGCTGGTAATGGTGA
This Eucalyptus grandis isolate ANBG69807.140 chromosome 7, ASM1654582v1, whole genome shotgun sequence DNA region includes the following protein-coding sequences:
- the LOC104454854 gene encoding uncharacterized protein LOC104454854, whose amino-acid sequence is MGDKGGDGGGGVGGGGGGGKTTSPSHKVKFLCSHGGKILPRPGDGHLKYVGGETRVISISRDASFSDLMKKLSAQIDADVVLKYQVAPEDLDALVSVRSDEDLGHMLDEYDRHESGGNLRLRAFLFPANPTVVENQTAALEPQAPEQRYVDAINGIVRTMPNLRMAPLRVNRAAFSISSACSSRKSPSPDSGEPGF